A window of Mucilaginibacter paludis DSM 18603 contains these coding sequences:
- a CDS encoding dihydrodipicolinate synthase family protein: protein MEQKEKGFIPVMLTPFKDNGEIDYDVLTKLTETYLQAGAKGLFANCLSSEMFELSDNERLQLIKHVIKIVNGAVPVVATGTFGGPIAQQAEFVKKVSDTGTNAVIVITGLLADEKEADAIFDERVFQLFDLTGNIPLGFYECPVPYKRVLSPQQLIRFVDSGRVIYHKDTCLDIEQVKEKLKAGNHHPEFGLYDAYMGHAVDTLRAGSAGLSCIQGNYFPELIVWLCDNYANQHLQQEVGLVQQFLIDNMDVMHNVYPIVAKYYLNKRGLNISTFTRRNVGTFTNAIQTKIDGLYTDYANLQSQIGIEVQVY, encoded by the coding sequence ATGGAACAAAAAGAAAAAGGCTTTATCCCTGTAATGTTAACCCCGTTTAAAGATAACGGCGAAATTGATTACGACGTTTTAACCAAACTTACGGAAACCTACTTGCAGGCGGGAGCAAAGGGGCTATTTGCCAATTGCCTTTCGAGCGAGATGTTTGAGTTAAGCGATAATGAGCGTTTGCAATTGATTAAGCACGTTATTAAAATAGTAAACGGTGCAGTACCCGTGGTAGCCACCGGTACATTTGGCGGCCCTATAGCCCAACAGGCTGAGTTTGTAAAAAAAGTAAGCGATACAGGTACCAACGCCGTGATCGTAATTACTGGTTTACTGGCAGACGAAAAGGAAGCAGATGCGATTTTTGATGAACGCGTTTTTCAATTGTTCGACCTGACGGGCAACATCCCTTTAGGTTTTTATGAATGCCCCGTTCCGTATAAAAGGGTGTTATCGCCGCAGCAGTTGATCCGTTTTGTAGATAGCGGCAGGGTAATTTATCATAAAGATACCTGCCTTGATATTGAACAAGTGAAAGAAAAACTAAAAGCGGGCAATCATCATCCGGAATTTGGTTTATACGATGCTTACATGGGCCATGCTGTAGATACACTGCGCGCCGGTTCGGCAGGTTTATCCTGCATCCAGGGTAATTATTTCCCCGAGTTAATTGTTTGGCTTTGCGATAATTACGCCAATCAACACTTACAGCAGGAGGTTGGCCTGGTACAGCAGTTTTTAATTGACAACATGGATGTGATGCATAATGTATATCCCATAGTGGCCAAGTATTATTTGAACAAACGCGGCCTAAACATATCCACCTTTACCCGCAGAAACGTTGGAACATTCACCAATGCCATACAGACAAAAATAGACGGCCTGTATACCGACTATGCCAACCTGCAGAGCCAGATTGGAATAGAGGTTCAGGTATACTAA